A single uncultured Methanolobus sp. DNA region contains:
- a CDS encoding 4Fe-4S binding protein codes for MVTISVNKFKCGYCGACVSVCPTGALELVETWIEVSELCTSCGICAKICPVGAIEVKK; via the coding sequence ATGGTGACCATCAGCGTAAATAAATTCAAATGCGGGTACTGTGGAGCATGCGTCAGTGTATGCCCCACCGGTGCACTTGAATTGGTCGAAACCTGGATAGAAGTCAGTGAGTTATGTACTTCTTGCGGGATCTGTGCCAAAATATGTCCAGTCGGAGCTATTGAGGTGAAAAAGTGA
- the dnaJ gene encoding molecular chaperone DnaJ, whose protein sequence is MSTQRDYYEILGISKDSTESEIKKAYRKLAMQYHPDKNKEEGAEEKFKEISEAYAVLSDAEKREQYDRFGHAGIDGRYSQEDIFRNADFGDFADLGDILGGIFGGFGGFGGFGGGQRRQGPMRGSDLRYDLGITLEQAAEGVDTTLNVPRAENCESCSGTGAKAGTSPKACPTCHGSGQMTQARKTPFGTFMSTSTCNACHGRGEVIDNPCPACKGTGKMKKVRKISVKVPKGADNGLRLKVRGEGEEGSPGAPSGDLYVVIHVEPHDKFQRMGDDIVYEQPISFATAALGGDVMVPTLHGKVKMNIKPGTQTHSILRLKGKGMPHLHGHSHGDQLVKIIVKTPTKLSNEQKELFKKLQELDGGPDSKATKGGKGIFEKVKGAFEAGA, encoded by the coding sequence ATGTCCACCCAACGCGATTATTATGAAATATTAGGTATATCCAAGGATTCCACTGAGTCCGAGATTAAGAAAGCTTACAGAAAGCTTGCTATGCAGTATCATCCGGACAAGAATAAGGAAGAAGGCGCGGAAGAGAAGTTCAAGGAAATATCAGAAGCCTATGCTGTACTTTCGGATGCAGAAAAGAGGGAACAGTATGACAGGTTTGGCCATGCAGGTATAGATGGTCGCTACAGTCAGGAAGATATTTTCCGAAATGCTGACTTCGGAGACTTTGCAGACCTTGGCGATATACTCGGAGGTATATTCGGTGGCTTTGGAGGTTTTGGCGGTTTTGGTGGAGGCCAGAGAAGACAGGGTCCGATGCGAGGCTCAGACCTGCGTTATGATCTGGGAATAACTCTTGAGCAGGCTGCCGAAGGTGTGGACACTACTCTTAATGTTCCTCGTGCAGAGAACTGTGAATCATGCAGCGGAACAGGTGCAAAGGCGGGTACCAGTCCAAAAGCATGTCCTACATGTCACGGATCAGGTCAAATGACCCAGGCACGCAAGACGCCTTTTGGTACATTCATGTCAACAAGTACCTGTAATGCATGTCACGGACGTGGGGAGGTAATTGATAACCCCTGCCCTGCATGTAAGGGTACAGGTAAGATGAAGAAGGTCCGCAAGATATCTGTGAAAGTTCCAAAGGGTGCTGACAATGGTCTTCGTCTGAAAGTAAGAGGCGAAGGGGAAGAAGGCAGCCCTGGTGCTCCATCTGGTGACCTCTATGTGGTTATCCATGTGGAACCACATGATAAGTTCCAGCGTATGGGTGATGATATTGTATATGAGCAGCCAATATCCTTTGCAACCGCTGCACTTGGCGGGGATGTGATGGTCCCGACGCTTCATGGCAAAGTGAAAATGAACATCAAACCAGGAACACAGACACATTCCATACTGCGCCTGAAGGGTAAAGGAATGCCACACCTGCACGGACACTCTCATGGTGACCAGCTTGTTAAGATCATCGTTAAGACGCCAACCAAGCTTTCAAACGAGCAGAAGGAGCTTTTCAAAAAGCTTCAGGAGCTTGATGGCGGGCCTGATTCAAAGGCTACTAAAGGCGGAAAAGGTATCTTTGAGAAAGTAAAAGGTGCTTTTGAAGCAGGGGCATAG
- the cofG gene encoding 7,8-didemethyl-8-hydroxy-5-deazariboflavin synthase subunit CofG, whose amino-acid sequence MSEFVTFCRNVFVPVTNICRNNCRYCTFRCDPDDPDAKLMRIEEILPILEDGKKAGCTEVLFTFGEYAEEVPKYKEWLEELGYSNTIDYICELCKIAINTGLLPHTNAGILNYTELEKLKPLNASMGLMLETTADVAAHEGSPGKIPSKRIKTMRYAGELQIPFTTGILIGIGETLDDRINSLLTIAQLHEEYGHIQEVIIQNFTPKPDTPMADMPSPTEEEMIQAVLIAREILPDDVAIQVAPNLIDPYILIQCGAGDLGGISPTTIDWINPEAEWPSVSELKEMVNEIELKERLPLYPQYIKKGWYSENLKDLINSLADDDGYRKV is encoded by the coding sequence ATGAGTGAATTTGTAACATTCTGCCGAAATGTCTTCGTACCAGTCACAAATATTTGCAGGAATAACTGCAGATATTGTACTTTCAGGTGCGATCCGGATGACCCGGATGCAAAACTTATGAGGATAGAAGAAATTCTGCCAATATTGGAAGATGGAAAAAAAGCAGGATGTACTGAAGTTCTTTTTACATTCGGAGAGTATGCAGAGGAAGTTCCAAAGTACAAAGAATGGCTGGAAGAACTTGGATACAGCAACACGATCGACTACATTTGCGAATTGTGTAAAATAGCCATCAATACAGGTCTTTTGCCGCATACCAATGCAGGAATACTTAACTATACGGAACTGGAAAAACTCAAACCTCTGAATGCCAGCATGGGATTAATGTTAGAGACAACAGCAGACGTAGCGGCGCACGAAGGATCACCCGGAAAGATCCCTTCAAAAAGAATTAAGACCATGCGTTACGCCGGTGAACTTCAGATCCCTTTTACAACAGGCATACTCATAGGCATAGGTGAGACGCTGGATGACAGGATCAACTCCCTGCTGACCATCGCGCAACTGCACGAGGAATATGGACACATACAGGAAGTCATAATCCAGAACTTCACTCCAAAACCTGATACGCCCATGGCAGACATGCCCTCCCCTACAGAGGAGGAGATGATACAGGCAGTATTGATAGCAAGAGAGATCCTTCCGGATGATGTAGCAATACAGGTTGCGCCAAACCTGATAGACCCATACATCCTTATCCAGTGTGGTGCCGGCGACCTTGGAGGCATCTCGCCAACCACAATTGACTGGATAAATCCTGAAGCGGAATGGCCAAGCGTCTCTGAACTCAAAGAAATGGTTAATGAGATAGAGCTTAAAGAAAGACTTCCGCTTTATCCGCAGTACATAAAGAAAGGGTGGTACAGCGAGAATCTCAAAGACCTGATTAACAGTCTTGCAGATGATGATGGGTATCGGAAAGTCTGA
- the cofH gene encoding 5-amino-6-(D-ribitylamino)uracil--L-tyrosine 4-hydroxyphenyl transferase CofH translates to MYSSINDEIIENARNGEISREEALSLMEIDPFALFSFANELRKDAVGDKVTYVINRNIYLTNMCTGSCGFCAFKAKNGYILSTEEVLEEVEKAHVAGATEVCVQGGYIPQLTMEYYAELFDAIRSNYPAMTMHALSPMEVNYAARMGNMSVEEACGILKDCGVGTMTGTSAEILVDRVRKIICPDKITRQQWIDTVETSHNVGLRTNSTIMYGHVETVEERLEHVFTIRDIQQRTGGFTELIPMPFMPYNNKVGEEMIQSGKFMSTGIEDLRLQAISRIILNGHVDNIQAAWVKLGKKLAQTALYCGANDLGGTLMEDKITSASGGTNGEFTPAEEIEWMIRQTGRVPVRRNALYEEVQ, encoded by the coding sequence ATGTACTCTTCTATTAATGACGAAATTATAGAGAATGCAAGAAACGGTGAAATCTCCAGGGAAGAAGCTCTTTCCCTGATGGAAATCGATCCTTTTGCTCTCTTTTCTTTTGCTAATGAACTACGTAAGGATGCCGTTGGCGACAAGGTGACCTACGTTATTAATCGCAACATATACCTTACCAATATGTGCACCGGAAGCTGTGGATTTTGTGCTTTTAAGGCGAAGAACGGGTATATTCTTTCAACGGAAGAAGTACTTGAAGAAGTTGAAAAAGCACATGTTGCCGGAGCCACAGAGGTTTGTGTACAGGGCGGATACATCCCACAGCTCACCATGGAATACTATGCTGAGCTTTTTGATGCTATAAGATCAAATTATCCTGCAATGACAATGCACGCACTTTCACCCATGGAAGTAAATTATGCGGCAAGAATGGGAAACATGTCTGTTGAAGAAGCATGTGGAATTCTCAAGGATTGCGGCGTAGGTACAATGACAGGCACATCTGCAGAGATACTTGTTGACCGTGTAAGGAAGATAATCTGCCCGGACAAGATCACAAGGCAACAGTGGATAGATACCGTTGAAACATCTCATAACGTCGGTCTGAGAACAAATTCCACCATAATGTACGGACATGTGGAAACAGTTGAAGAAAGACTTGAACATGTATTCACCATCAGAGACATACAGCAGCGTACAGGCGGGTTCACAGAGCTTATACCCATGCCCTTCATGCCGTACAATAATAAAGTCGGTGAAGAGATGATACAGTCCGGGAAGTTCATGAGTACCGGCATTGAGGATCTGAGGTTGCAGGCAATTTCAAGAATAATATTGAACGGGCATGTAGACAATATACAGGCAGCCTGGGTCAAACTTGGAAAGAAGCTGGCACAGACAGCACTTTACTGCGGTGCGAACGACCTTGGAGGCACACTGATGGAAGATAAGATCACTTCAGCGTCAGGAGGAACAAATGGAGAGTTCACTCCTGCAGAAGAAATAGAGTGGATGATACGCCAGACAGGACGCGTGCCGGTGCGAAGAAATGCACTGTATGAGGAAGTACAATGA
- the cofH gene encoding 5-amino-6-(D-ribitylamino)uracil--L-tyrosine 4-hydroxyphenyl transferase CofH produces MNPIIPEDVIERAYQGRITKEDALFLLEVPPFKLFELADRLRQETVGDTVTYVVNRNINFTNRCIGNCGFCAFCDNTGYILDIPEILEKVRDAESQGATEVCIQGGLLPNVDIHFYTDIIRAVKAEFPHIHTHAFSPMEVYHAAKQTGISIDEALIMLKEAGLDTMPGTAAEILSDRVREIICPKKLKTNEWVDVVTKAHQTGINTTATIMYGHVETIEERIDHIMLIREIQKKTGGFTEFVPLTFMPYNNKIGAEMIKQGRYATPGIQDLQLYALARIILNTHIENIQASWVKLGKKLAQVALFCGVNDLGGTLMEERISASAGSTNGQFMSAQELEWFITSSGRQPLQRNTKYKPILSNDTEQMKFKVA; encoded by the coding sequence ATGAATCCTATTATTCCGGAAGATGTCATTGAACGAGCCTATCAGGGCAGGATCACAAAGGAAGATGCGCTTTTCCTGTTAGAAGTGCCGCCGTTCAAGCTGTTTGAACTTGCGGACAGGTTGCGCCAGGAGACAGTAGGAGATACTGTGACCTATGTAGTGAACCGCAACATAAACTTCACTAACCGCTGCATCGGCAACTGTGGGTTCTGTGCATTCTGTGACAATACCGGTTATATTCTGGACATCCCCGAAATACTTGAAAAAGTAAGGGACGCTGAGAGCCAGGGAGCAACAGAAGTTTGCATCCAGGGCGGATTGCTTCCAAATGTTGACATTCATTTTTATACAGACATAATCAGAGCCGTTAAGGCAGAGTTCCCGCATATCCACACACATGCATTCTCCCCGATGGAAGTATACCATGCTGCTAAACAGACGGGCATTAGCATTGATGAGGCGCTTATTATGCTTAAGGAAGCAGGACTTGACACTATGCCAGGAACTGCAGCAGAAATACTCTCTGATAGGGTGAGAGAGATAATTTGCCCAAAAAAGCTCAAGACCAATGAATGGGTGGATGTTGTCACAAAGGCACACCAGACAGGAATAAACACAACTGCAACTATAATGTACGGACACGTTGAGACCATTGAGGAACGTATCGACCACATAATGCTCATCAGGGAAATACAGAAAAAAACTGGCGGATTCACAGAATTCGTTCCTCTGACATTCATGCCCTATAACAACAAGATAGGTGCTGAAATGATCAAACAGGGCAGATACGCGACTCCCGGAATCCAGGATCTTCAGTTGTATGCCCTTGCACGCATTATTCTTAACACTCATATTGAAAACATCCAGGCAAGCTGGGTCAAACTTGGAAAGAAGCTGGCACAGGTAGCTCTTTTCTGTGGTGTCAATGACCTTGGTGGAACTCTCATGGAAGAGAGGATCTCAGCATCTGCCGGTTCTACAAATGGTCAGTTCATGTCAGCACAGGAACTGGAATGGTTCATCACATCATCAGGAAGGCAGCCGTTGCAGAGAAATACAAAATACAAACCGATTCTCAGCAATGATACTGAACAAATGAAGTTCAAGGTCGCCTGA
- the trkA gene encoding Trk system potassium transporter TrkA: MKIVIIGAGEVGYHIAKALYQTNDVVIVDQNEEACARADELDVHVIHGNGANVSILHEALENAGLLVAVTGSDEVNIVACMASKLTVHDATKLKTVARVSNPDYIDKPVAKRPKIGIDIMVCPELTLASEVAEILAIPSAIDAELFADGKVEMMEFVVPSDHKIVGKQMQDLHLANCCIVSALFRDAEVIIPHGGDVIESNDHIVVIGKPAAMKEVRDLFGEKTGKRSKVMIIGGGVVGFYLAKMVANNELNNQFDLKIIESNKERSLEIAEELPDVLVLNGDGTDINLLKEEGISEMDVVISVTNSDEKNLLCALLAKQLGVKKVIARSDRSDYVSLFEMVGVDSAVSPRQATVNEVLKLTFGQGIESITTIEGEKAEIVEYTTSKKSKIVGKPLKNVKFPAGAIVSMVVHNGNTVVPRGEYVIEEGDRVVVFCLQSANAEVEKLFK, from the coding sequence ATGAAGATCGTAATTATTGGTGCTGGTGAGGTAGGTTATCATATTGCTAAGGCTCTTTACCAGACAAACGATGTTGTGATAGTTGACCAGAATGAGGAAGCATGTGCTCGTGCAGATGAGCTTGACGTTCATGTTATTCATGGAAATGGTGCTAACGTTTCCATTCTTCATGAAGCTCTTGAAAATGCAGGTCTTCTGGTTGCTGTTACAGGTTCTGATGAGGTGAATATCGTTGCATGTATGGCTTCAAAGCTTACTGTACACGATGCCACTAAATTAAAAACAGTTGCAAGGGTAAGCAATCCTGATTATATTGACAAGCCTGTGGCTAAAAGGCCTAAAATAGGAATTGACATTATGGTTTGTCCAGAGCTAACTCTTGCATCAGAGGTTGCAGAGATCCTTGCTATTCCCTCCGCTATAGATGCAGAACTTTTCGCCGACGGTAAGGTTGAAATGATGGAATTTGTGGTTCCATCTGATCATAAGATCGTCGGTAAGCAAATGCAGGATCTTCATCTTGCAAATTGCTGCATAGTAAGTGCACTTTTCAGGGATGCAGAAGTTATCATCCCACATGGTGGGGATGTGATTGAAAGTAATGATCACATAGTTGTCATCGGTAAACCTGCTGCCATGAAAGAGGTCCGTGATCTTTTCGGAGAAAAGACTGGCAAAAGAAGCAAAGTGATGATCATCGGTGGCGGTGTAGTAGGTTTCTACCTTGCTAAAATGGTAGCGAATAATGAATTGAATAATCAATTCGATCTGAAGATAATTGAATCTAATAAGGAAAGGTCTCTTGAGATTGCAGAAGAACTGCCTGATGTACTTGTTCTCAATGGTGACGGAACAGATATCAATCTCCTGAAGGAAGAAGGTATTTCCGAAATGGATGTTGTGATCTCTGTGACCAATAGTGACGAAAAGAACCTTCTGTGCGCCCTGCTTGCCAAACAGCTCGGTGTGAAAAAGGTTATTGCCAGGTCTGACCGCTCTGATTATGTTTCGCTGTTTGAGATGGTGGGTGTGGACAGTGCAGTAAGTCCAAGGCAGGCAACAGTTAATGAAGTGCTTAAACTTACCTTCGGGCAGGGAATTGAATCCATAACTACTATCGAAGGCGAAAAAGCTGAGATCGTAGAGTACACGACCTCTAAGAAGTCAAAGATAGTAGGGAAACCTCTGAAAAATGTAAAATTTCCGGCAGGTGCCATTGTCAGTATGGTTGTCCACAATGGGAATACAGTGGTTCCTCGTGGTGAGTATGTAATCGAGGAAGGGGATCGTGTAGTGGTATTTTGTCTTCAGTCTGCAAACGCTGAAGTTGAAAAACTGTTCAAGTAG
- a CDS encoding NAD(P)/FAD-dependent oxidoreductase: protein MKAIIIGSGLGGLLSAAKLSKEGYEVEIFERLPIVGGRFTNIPYQGFQLTTGALHMIPHGPAGPLSQLLKEVGADVEIVRKKPVSVIRIPRIRKDTDYKFGHKDIPFEDFRVPFSLLNRLKLIYYVATTRKNPPTGQSFEEWCKKHIPQDWTYRISDSFFGWALSLKGADVPVEEAFAIIENLYHFGGPGVPMRGCKGVTDALVNIITANGGTIHTSTEVTGLKSDNDRVTAVIVDGKEHAADLVISDIGHPATSKLIGTEANVSGMKEYARNSRDLKPSAGIKICLSSDKPLIGHGGVLLTPYAKRVNGINEVTNIDPSLAPAGKHLTMAHQTVHWNDLDNLEKEIELGLEDLKDIFAGKEYEVLLIQSYSNEWPVNRSPSGADLKNRTPMSNLYVVGDGAKGKGGIEVEGIALGVKNCMQDILGEESI, encoded by the coding sequence ATGAAAGCAATAATAATCGGTTCGGGACTGGGAGGGCTTTTGAGCGCAGCAAAGCTTTCAAAAGAAGGATATGAAGTAGAGATATTTGAACGTCTCCCCATTGTAGGAGGAAGATTCACCAACATCCCGTACCAGGGTTTCCAGCTGACCACCGGCGCATTGCACATGATACCTCACGGACCTGCCGGACCCCTTTCACAATTACTGAAAGAAGTAGGAGCCGACGTGGAAATAGTCCGAAAAAAACCAGTATCAGTAATAAGGATTCCACGGATCAGAAAAGATACTGATTACAAGTTCGGCCACAAAGATATTCCTTTTGAGGACTTCAGAGTGCCCTTCTCGCTTTTAAACCGCCTTAAGCTCATATATTACGTAGCAACTACACGAAAAAACCCTCCAACGGGACAATCTTTTGAAGAGTGGTGTAAAAAACACATCCCACAGGACTGGACATATCGCATATCAGATTCATTCTTCGGATGGGCACTCAGCCTGAAAGGCGCAGATGTTCCTGTTGAAGAAGCCTTTGCAATTATCGAGAACCTATACCATTTTGGCGGACCAGGAGTCCCAATGAGAGGATGCAAAGGAGTTACCGATGCTCTGGTAAATATCATCACTGCCAATGGCGGAACCATACACACATCTACTGAAGTTACGGGTCTTAAATCAGACAATGACAGGGTTACCGCAGTTATCGTAGATGGTAAAGAACACGCTGCTGACCTTGTGATCAGTGATATAGGGCATCCTGCCACTTCAAAACTTATAGGAACTGAGGCCAATGTTAGCGGAATGAAAGAATACGCACGCAATTCCAGGGATCTTAAACCATCTGCCGGAATAAAGATATGTCTTTCTTCTGATAAACCTCTGATAGGACATGGTGGCGTGCTGCTTACACCTTACGCAAAAAGAGTGAACGGAATCAATGAAGTGACAAATATCGATCCCTCCCTTGCACCGGCTGGAAAACACCTTACAATGGCGCATCAAACTGTTCACTGGAATGACCTTGATAACCTTGAAAAAGAGATCGAACTTGGACTTGAAGACCTAAAAGATATTTTCGCAGGAAAAGAATATGAAGTACTTCTTATACAATCATACTCTAATGAGTGGCCTGTGAACAGATCACCTTCCGGAGCAGATCTTAAGAACAGAACTCCAATGTCAAACCTTTACGTAGTCGGAGATGGGGCAAAAGGAAAAGGCGGCATTGAAGTTGAAGGTATTGCACTGGGTGTCAAGAACTGTATGCAGGACATTCTGGGTGAGGAATCTATATAA
- the cofC gene encoding 2-phospho-L-lactate guanylyltransferase: MKALIPYKKRNAKSRLSPALTLKEREEFVELMLRDVISSLKDAGIEEIDVLTTPDNGVPEDLGVNVVLSEHDLNEAINDYLGQENKPIFIIMADLPLVRAKHIEDIVSRTEDVVIVPGKGGGTNVIFIKDPSNYHVKYYGSSFLNHCNIAKDRGCSVSIYDSFMLSTDIDEPHDLVEIMLHGHGNSLKYVNARFDMKTGKARARINATGDA; this comes from the coding sequence ATGAAAGCATTGATACCTTACAAAAAGAGAAACGCTAAATCAAGACTTTCACCTGCACTTACTCTAAAAGAGCGCGAGGAGTTCGTTGAACTCATGCTAAGAGATGTAATTTCAAGTTTGAAGGATGCAGGCATCGAGGAAATAGATGTACTGACAACACCCGACAATGGTGTTCCTGAAGACCTGGGTGTCAATGTGGTCCTTAGCGAACATGACCTGAACGAAGCGATCAATGACTATCTGGGACAGGAAAACAAACCGATATTCATCATTATGGCAGATCTTCCGCTGGTCAGAGCAAAACACATTGAAGACATTGTTTCAAGGACAGAGGATGTTGTGATCGTCCCCGGTAAAGGAGGAGGCACAAATGTCATTTTCATAAAAGACCCTTCCAATTACCACGTCAAATATTATGGTTCCAGTTTCCTTAATCATTGTAATATTGCAAAGGACAGAGGGTGCTCTGTCTCCATATATGATTCATTCATGCTGAGCACTGATATCGATGAGCCACATGATCTGGTAGAGATAATGCTTCACGGACATGGAAACTCTCTGAAATATGTGAATGCAAGATTCGATATGAAAACAGGCAAAGCAAGAGCCAGGATAAATGCAACAGGCGATGCATAA
- a CDS encoding NAD(P)/FAD-dependent oxidoreductase, which translates to MKNEYDVVVIGAGPAGSITAKTAAEKGLSVLLIEKRQEIGDPVRCAEGVSKVWLRKHIEPDHRWICADVKGSRIYTPDGTMIEMAEEIAGAEVGYVLERKIFDRALAYEASKAGAEVMVKTRATGLIIENDFVKGVKVSHLGNSYDIKAKIVIGADGVESKVGRWAGINTSIKPIDIETCAQYLMSGTGIDQNYCYFYLGNEIAPAGYVWIFPKGNDMANVGIGILGNKSGNGKHAIDYLNDFVKDKYPDAKILEIDVGGVPVCGSIERTIANGLMLVGDAARQSDPITGGGIINAMEAGKIAGEVAYNAISKNDVSAKSLNEYEDRWRETIGREIDNSLIVKDTFTKFSDKELNSLGHSLQGVNFSSMSLLDLLYALFKANKKLLWELRVLFKTVVKYELDFER; encoded by the coding sequence GTGAAAAACGAATATGATGTTGTGGTCATAGGTGCCGGTCCAGCAGGATCAATAACTGCGAAAACAGCCGCTGAAAAAGGCCTCAGTGTCTTATTGATCGAGAAAAGACAAGAAATAGGCGATCCTGTGAGGTGTGCCGAAGGTGTAAGCAAAGTATGGCTCAGGAAGCACATTGAACCCGATCACCGCTGGATATGCGCAGACGTAAAAGGCTCGCGCATCTATACTCCTGACGGCACAATGATCGAAATGGCAGAAGAGATCGCAGGTGCGGAAGTCGGATATGTTCTTGAACGTAAGATATTTGACAGAGCTCTTGCCTACGAAGCCTCAAAAGCCGGTGCAGAAGTAATGGTTAAAACCAGAGCCACTGGCCTTATCATTGAGAATGATTTTGTAAAGGGCGTCAAAGTATCACATCTTGGCAATTCCTATGATATCAAGGCAAAGATAGTCATTGGTGCTGACGGAGTCGAATCAAAGGTTGGCCGATGGGCAGGAATTAATACTTCTATTAAACCAATAGACATTGAAACATGTGCCCAGTACCTTATGAGTGGCACAGGTATTGACCAGAACTATTGCTATTTCTATCTTGGTAACGAAATTGCACCTGCAGGTTATGTATGGATATTCCCTAAAGGAAATGACATGGCCAACGTTGGTATAGGTATCCTTGGAAATAAATCAGGCAACGGAAAACATGCAATCGATTACCTGAACGATTTTGTGAAAGATAAATACCCGGATGCAAAAATACTGGAAATCGATGTTGGCGGCGTTCCTGTATGTGGCAGCATTGAGAGAACCATTGCTAACGGACTGATGCTGGTCGGAGATGCAGCCAGACAGTCTGACCCAATCACTGGCGGCGGGATCATCAATGCAATGGAAGCTGGAAAGATCGCCGGTGAGGTTGCATACAATGCCATATCCAAAAATGATGTCTCAGCAAAGTCACTTAATGAGTATGAGGACAGATGGCGAGAAACCATTGGCCGGGAGATAGACAACAGTCTTATTGTCAAGGACACATTCACCAAATTCAGTGACAAGGAACTTAATTCACTGGGACATTCACTTCAGGGAGTGAACTTCTCAAGCATGAGTCTTCTTGACCTGCTCTATGCGCTCTTCAAGGCAAACAAGAAACTTCTCTGGGAATTAAGAGTACTTTTCAAAACAGTGGTCAAGTACGAACTTGACTTTGAAAGATAA
- a CDS encoding TrkH family potassium uptake protein produces the protein MKYEVILNVLGGLLRFLGAIMILPLLVAIYYGDSLYPFLTAVAITGLTGIVLSKRYNSSDEWKTREGFAIVALGWLAAAVFGAIPFMLDGISPINAIFESMSGFTTTGATVLLDIEVHSRSILFWRSLTQWLGGMGIIMLFIAILPKLGVAGRQLFRAEAPGPTEDKIKPRIRETAKILWLVYCSISLLEVIALLLAGMSFYDALTHTFTTMACGGFSPYGLSIAAFNSPLIEGIITLFMFISGANFALHYRTLYTDRKSLVKDDEFKFYTAVTLIATAILTFSLWNDMGETILTAFRYAVFQVVSIMTTTGFATVDFNLWTDSAKIVLLAVMFIGGCAGSTSGGIKVVRFLLLLKYGQRALFKSIHPRAVQPIKFNNKTVPDDVMQAIVSFVVIYFMIFAVSTGLLSLMGMDILSSITASIATLGNIGPGFNLVGPMANFDVVPFVGKILLIGNMWVGRLEVFTVIVMLTPEFWKR, from the coding sequence TTGAAGTACGAAGTCATATTGAATGTATTGGGCGGTCTTCTCAGGTTCCTGGGCGCCATAATGATCCTTCCTTTACTGGTAGCAATCTATTATGGTGACTCTCTCTATCCATTTCTGACCGCGGTTGCAATTACTGGTCTTACAGGGATAGTTCTCTCTAAACGTTACAACTCATCTGATGAATGGAAAACAAGAGAAGGTTTTGCCATTGTTGCACTGGGATGGCTTGCAGCCGCTGTATTCGGTGCTATTCCTTTCATGCTTGATGGCATAAGTCCTATTAACGCAATTTTTGAATCCATGTCCGGTTTTACAACAACCGGGGCAACAGTTCTTCTTGATATTGAAGTTCATTCCCGAAGCATACTTTTCTGGCGCAGTCTTACACAATGGCTTGGTGGCATGGGTATCATCATGCTCTTCATTGCCATTCTTCCAAAGCTTGGTGTTGCGGGCAGGCAGTTGTTCAGGGCAGAAGCTCCAGGTCCGACAGAAGATAAGATCAAACCAAGGATAAGGGAAACAGCTAAGATTCTCTGGCTTGTCTATTGTTCCATTTCTCTACTGGAAGTTATTGCTCTACTGCTTGCAGGAATGTCCTTTTATGATGCACTGACCCACACCTTCACAACAATGGCATGTGGTGGTTTTTCTCCATATGGTTTGAGTATTGCTGCATTTAACAGTCCTCTTATAGAGGGTATTATTACACTGTTCATGTTCATCTCCGGAGCCAACTTTGCTCTGCACTACCGCACATTATACACTGACAGGAAGAGTCTTGTAAAAGATGATGAATTCAAATTCTATACTGCAGTTACCCTCATTGCAACTGCAATACTAACGTTCAGTCTCTGGAATGATATGGGCGAAACGATATTAACCGCATTCAGGTATGCAGTATTCCAGGTCGTTTCTATCATGACCACAACCGGATTTGCAACGGTGGATTTCAATTTATGGACTGATTCTGCAAAGATCGTATTGCTTGCTGTAATGTTCATAGGTGGTTGCGCAGGTTCGACTTCCGGTGGTATTAAAGTTGTAAGATTCCTTCTTCTTCTTAAATACGGACAGCGTGCCCTTTTCAAGTCAATTCACCCAAGGGCTGTCCAGCCTATCAAATTCAACAACAAAACTGTCCCTGATGATGTAATGCAGGCAATAGTCTCTTTTGTAGTGATCTACTTTATGATATTTGCAGTATCTACAGGCCTTCTTTCTCTTATGGGTATGGATATTCTAAGTTCCATCACTGCATCAATTGCAACACTGGGTAACATTGGTCCGGGCTTCAACCTGGTTGGTCCTATGGCAAATTTCGATGTTGTTCCTTTTGTGGGAAAAATATTGCTCATCGGCAACATGTGGGTTGGCAGGCTTGAGGTTTTCACTGTGATAGTGATGCTGACTCCTGAATTCTGGAAAAGGTAA